One genomic window of Augochlora pura isolate Apur16 chromosome 5, APUR_v2.2.1, whole genome shotgun sequence includes the following:
- the Mrp gene encoding multidrug-Resistance like Protein 1 isoform X1 yields the protein MDQFCGTEFWNDTIAWNTDDPDIPECFQKTMLIWIPCAFLWFFSPIEAYYLISSKKKNIPYTWLYISKQILLALLIVLTIVDIGNAIHRSSYENVFSVDYYTPCVKIVTFILAFLLVIYNKKRGMRTSGLLFLFWFVVVICGVIQYRTVLRVYIKKKEVTYSFVSYMIYYPVVVILFLLNFLVDAEPEGSEYPKEGIPCPEQASSFPSKIFFTWFDPMAWKGFRKPLEATDLWSMNAEDSAGEVVPKFDKYWNKNVQKNNKVFWICFSVHNTKASFRKSSGQVDFNSGHKKKVSSILPPLCKAFGASFLFGAILKGVQDVMTFVSPQILKLLIRFIEERESMWKGYLLAVLLLVTATFQTLILSQYFHRMFLVGLRIRTALTAAIYRKALRMSNTARKESTLGEIVNLMSVDAQRFMDLTAYINMIWSAPLQIVLALYFLWDLLGPAVLAGLAVLLILIPVNLLITNRVKTLQIRQMKSKDERVKLMNEVLNGIKVLKLYAWEPSFEEQILKIRTKEIQVLKEAAYLNSGTSFIWSFAPFLVSLVSFATFVLIDEKNHLNSTVAFVSLSLFNILRFPLSILPMMIGNMVQAWVSVKRINKFMNTEELDPNNVQHDPSESHALLVENGTFTWEADNIEKPTLRNINLQVEQGQLVAVVGTVGSGKSSLISALLGEMDKISGRVNTKGSIAYVSQQAWIQNASLQDNVLFGKPQHKNSYNRVIEACALNPDLKILPAGDQTEIGEKGINLSGGQKQRVALARAVYNDSDVYFLDDPLSAVDSHVGKHIFENVIGNSGLLKKKTRILVTHGITFLPEVDNIIVLKDGEITEVGSYKQLLEKKGAFSEFLVHHLQEVHADDGSEEDLNEIKQQLETTIGSNELQQKLTRARSRTSESQSESGSITEKRSLRGSLKKQHSTDSQQSDSYIRSNSVMDKPTLPIDKLVEVEKTEIGSVKWQVYSHYFKSIGWFLSIATIIMNAIFQGFSIGSNSWLSVWSNDNLTDYNNTFDRSKQDMYLGVYGGLGLGQGLTTFAGSLIMAKGAIYASVRLFESMLQRNLHSPMSFFDSTPIGRLLSRFGKDTDVIDNVLPTILRSWITCLFSVIATLVVISFSTPIFVAVIVPIGVIYYFVQRLYVASSRQLKRLESVSRSPIYSHFSESVSGAQIIRAFGVQDRFILESENRVDFNQICYYPSIIANRWLAVRLEMVGNLIIFCSALFAVLSRDTMEPGMVGLSVSYALQVTQTLNWLVRMTSDVETNIVAVERIKEYTETPQEAPWKNPNHELSNDWPVKGRVDFKDYKVRYRQGLDLVLRGLSFSVKGGEKVGIVGRTGAGKSSLTLALFRILEAAEGQITIDGVDISKLGLHDLRSRLTIIPQDPILFSGTLRMNLDPFNNHTDEEVWTALEHAHLKSFVQNLASGLLHEVTEGGDNLSIGQRQLICLARALLRKTKVLILDEATASVDLETDDLIQSTIRREFSECTVLTIAHRFNTILDSDRVIVLDNGRIMEFDSPDVLLRNPSSLFYGIAKDAGLVI from the exons ATGGATCAATTTTGTGGTACCGAGTTCTGG AATGATACTATAGCATGGAACACGGATGATCCAGATATCCCAGAATGTTTTCAAAAGACTATGTTGATATGGATACCGTGTGCATTTTTATGGTTCTTCTCACCGATAGAAGCTTATTATCTTATAAGTagcaagaagaaaaatattccatacaCATggttatatatttctaaacaaATACTTTTGGCATTATTGATTGTACTTACTATCGTTGATATAGGCAATGCTATACATAGAAGTTcttatgaaaatgtttttagcGTTGATTATTATACACCATGTGTAAAGATAGTTACCTTT ATTCTAGCATTTcttttagtaatatataataagaagCGTGGAATGCGTACTTctggattattatttttgttttggtTTGTTGTTGTAATATGTGGAGTTATTCAATACAGAACCGTATTAAGGGTGTACATTAAGAAG aaaGAAGTCACTTATTCGTTTGTAtcatatatgatatattaccCAGTAgtagtaattttattcttgttgAATTTTCTGGTTGACGCGGAACCTGAGGGTAGTGAATATCCAAAG gaAGGAATACCATGTCCAGAGCAGGCCTCTTCCTTTccatcaaaaatatttttcacatggTTCGATCCGATGGCATGGAAAGGATTTCGAAAACCTTTGGAAGCTACAGATTTGTGGTCTATGAATGCAGAAGATTCGGCCGGAGAAGTCGTCccaaaattcgataaatactGGAACAAAAATGTGCAAAAAAACAACAA AGTATTTTGGATTTGCTTTAG TGTACACAACACTAAGGCATCTTTTAGAAAGTCTTCTGGACAAGTAGATTTTAATAGTGGACATAAAAAAAAGGTATCATCGATTTTGCCACCTCTTTGTAAAGCTTTCGGTGCTTCCTTCTTATTCGGTGCCATACTTAAGGGTGTACAGGATGTTATGACTTTTGTTAGTCCACAAATATTAAA actACTCATTCGTTTTATTGAGGAACGCGAGTCAATGTGGAAAGGCTATTTGTTAGCAGTTTTACTCCTAGTTACAGCCACAtttcaaacattaattttatctcAGTACTTTCACCGCATGTTCTTAGTTGGATTACGTATACGTACTGCATTAACAGCCGCAATTTATCGGAAGGCATTGAGAATGTCCAACACTGCTCGAAAAGAATCAACACTTGGTGAAATAGTAAACTTAATGTCTGTGGATGCACAAAGATTCATGGATTTAACGGCATACATAAATATGATTTGGTCTGCACCTCTACAAATCGTTTTAGCCTTATACTTTTTGTGGGACCTACTGGGGCCAGCTGTACTTGCTGGTTTAGCTGTTCTACTTATTCTTATTCCAGTAAATTTATTGATCACGAATAGAGTAAAAACATTGCAAATCAGGCAAATGAAAAGCAAAGATGAAAGAgttaaattaatgaatgaaGTTCTCAATGGcatcaaagtgttaaaattgtatGCCTGGGAACCTTCGTTTGAAgagcaaatattaaaaatacgtacaaaagaaattcaagTATTAAAAGAAGCGGCGTACCTCAATTCTGGAACAAGTTTTATCTGGTCGTTTGCTCCTTTCTTA GTATCTTTAGTATCCTTTGCAACATTTGTACTTATAGATGAGAAGAACCACTTAAATAGTACTGTTGCTTTCGTTTCTCTTagtctttttaacattttaagaTTTCCTCTGTCTATATTACCCATGATGATTGGAAACATGGTTCAG GCTTGGGTTTCCGTTAAACGTATTAACAAATTCATGAACACAGAAGAATTGGACCCTAACAATGTTCAACATGATCCATCTGAAt ctCACGCGCTATTAGTTGAGAACGGTACTTTCACGTGGGAGGCGGATAATATTGAGAAACCAACGTtaagaaatatcaatttacAAGTAGAACAAGGGCAGTTGGTAGCTGTTGTTGGTACAGTGGGATCTGGTAAAAGCTCTCTAATATCAGCACTTTTGGGAGAGATGGATAAAATCAGTGGCAGAGTGAACACGAAG GGATCTATTGCTTATGTATCTCAGCAAGCATGGATACAAAACGCATCGTTACAAGATAATGTACTGTTTGGCAAACCacagcataaaaattcatataatcgTGTGATCGAAGCGTGCGCATTGAATCCAGATTTAAAGATATTGCCTGCAGGCGATCAGACTGAGATCGGAGAGAAGGGTATTAATTTATCTGGTGGACAGAAGCAAAGAGTGGCCTTAGCAAGAGCGGTGTACAATGATTCAGATGTGTACTTCTTAGACGATCCTTTGAGCGCAGTAGATTCACACGTTGGTAAACACATCTTTGAGAATGTGATTGGCAACAGCGGTTTACTCAAGAAAAAGACAAGGATACTTGTAACACACGGCATCACCTTCTTACCAGAAGtcgataatataattgttctgAAAGATGGCGAGATAACCGAAGTTGGAAGTTACAAACAGCTTCTGGAGAAAAAGGGAgctttttctgaatttttagtTCATCATTTGCAAGAAG TGCATGCTGATGATGGGTCAGAAGaagatttaaatgaaattaaacaacAACTGGAAACAACGATTGGTTCTAACGAATTGCAACAGAAATTGACAAGAGCCAGATCAAGAACATCAGAGAGTCAAAGCGAATCTGGTTCTATCACTGAGAAAAGATCTTTACGAGGCTCATTAAAGAA ACAACATTCTACAGACAGTCAACAATCAGATAGTTATATACGCAGTAACAGTGTGATGGATAAACCAACACTACCAATTGACAAATTAGTAGAAGTGGAAAAAACTGAAATTGGCAGT gTCAAATGGCAAGTGTATTCGCACTATTTCAAATCGATTGGATGGTTCTTATCGATAGCGACCATTATAATGAATGCAATTTTCCAAGGATTCAGTATTGGTTCAAATTCTTGGCTGAGCGTGTGGTCCAATGATAATTTAACAGATTACAATAACACGTTCGATAGATCAAAACAGGATATGTACCTTGGAGTATATGGTGGACTTGGACTTGGTCAGg GCTTAACAACGTTTGCTGGGTCGTTAATCATGGCAAAAGGAGCGATATACGCTTCCGTGCGTCTCTTCGAGAGTATGTTGCAACGTAATCTTCACAGCCCAATGTCATTCTTTGACAGTACTCCGATCGGTCGACTTCTCAGTCGATTCGGTAAAGACACCGATGTCATTGATAACGTTTTGCCAACAATACTACGTTCCTGGATTACTTGCCTCTTTTCG GTCATAGCAACTTTAGTGGTAATAAGTTTCAGTACACCGATATTTGTGGCAGTAATAGTACCAATAGGTgtaatctattattttgttCAACGATTATATGTTGCTAGTTCAAGGCAGCTGAAACGTCTGGAATCCGTTTCAAGATCTCCGATATACTCGCACTTCAGCGAATCTGTGTCTG GAGCACAGATTATCAGGGCATTCGGCGTGCAAGACCGATTTATTCTTGAGTCCGAAAATAGGGtagattttaatcaaatttgcTATTATCCTAGCATAATCGCAAACAg ATGGCTGGCAGTGCGTTTAGAAATGgttggaaatttaattattttctgttctgCACTATTTGCTGTCTTATCAAGAGATACTATGGAGCCGGGTATGGTTGGTCTATCTGTTAGCTATGCTTTACAA GTAACCCAAACGTTAAATTGGTTGGTAAGAATGACATCGGACGTCGAAACAAACATAGTAGCTGTAGAAAGAATAAAGGAGTACACAGAAACACCTCAGGAAGCACCGTGGAAGAATCCTAATCACGAGCTGTCTAATGATTGGCCTGTAAAGGGTCGCGTAGATTTCAAAGATTACAAAGTTCGTTACAGGCAAGGCCTGGACCTTGTACTTCGTGGATTGTCGTTTTCTGTCAAGGGAGGAGAAAAAGTTGGCATTGTCGGTAGAACCGGCGCCGGCAAGTCGTCTCTGACGTTGGCTCTGTTCAGGATATTAGAAGCGGCCGAAGGACAAATTACCATCGATGGCGTCGACATCTCGAAACTGGGTCTTCACGATTTAAGATCCAGACTGACTATTATACCGCAAGATCCTATATTGTTCTCTGGAACTCTAAGAATGAATCTAGATCCATTCAACAATCACACGGATGAAGAAGTTTGGACGGCGTTGGAACATGCGCATCTGAAATCTTTTGTTCAAA ACTTGGCTAGTGGTCTTCTACATGAAGTGACCGAAGGCGGTGATAACTTAAGTATAGGTCAGCGACAATTAATATGCTTGGCGAGAGCTTTACTTAGAAAAACAAAAGTACTTATACTCGACGAAGCAACTGCATCGGTTGATCTTGAAACCGATGACTTAATACAGTCGACAATTAGACGAGAATTTAGTGAGTGCACAGTACTTACAATAGCCCACAGGTTTAATACTATTCTTGATTCAGACAG GGTCATTGTCCTCGATAATGGACGCATTATGGAATTTGATTCGCCGGATGTGTTACTTCGTAATCCATCAAGCTTGTTCTATGGTATAGCTAAAGATGCAGGCcttgtaatttaa
- the Mrp gene encoding multidrug-Resistance like Protein 1 isoform X5: MDQFCGTEFWNDTIAWNTDDPDIPECFQKTMLIWIPCAFLWFFSPIEAYYLISSKKKNIPYTWLYISKQILLALLIVLTIVDIGNAIHRSSYENVFSVDYYTPCVKIVTFILAFLLVIYNKKRGMRTSGLLFLFWFVVVICGVIQYRTVLRVYIKKKEVTYSFVSYMIYYPVVVILFLLNFLVDAEPEGSEYPKEGIPCPEQASSFPSKIFFTWFDPMAWKGFRKPLEATDLWSMNAEDSAGEVVPKFDKYWNKNVQKNNNVHNTKASFRKSSGQVDFNSGHKKKVSSILPPLCKAFGASFLFGAILKGVQDVMTFVSPQILKLLIRFIEERESMWKGYLLAVLLLVTATFQTLILSQYFHRMFLVGLRIRTALTAAIYRKALRMSNTARKESTLGEIVNLMSVDAQRFMDLTAYINMIWSAPLQIVLALYFLWDLLGPAVLAGLAVLLILIPVNLLITNRVKTLQIRQMKSKDERVKLMNEVLNGIKVLKLYAWEPSFEEQILKIRTKEIQVLKEAAYLNSGTSFIWSFAPFLVSLVSFATFVLIDEKNHLNSTVAFVSLSLFNILRFPLSILPMMIGNMVQAWVSVKRINKFMNTEELDPNNVQHDPSESHALLVENGTFTWEADNIEKPTLRNINLQVEQGQLVAVVGTVGSGKSSLISALLGEMDKISGRVNTKGSIAYVSQQAWIQNASLQDNVLFGKPQHKNSYNRVIEACALNPDLKILPAGDQTEIGEKGINLSGGQKQRVALARAVYNDSDVYFLDDPLSAVDSHVGKHIFENVIGNSGLLKKKTRILVTHGITFLPEVDNIIVLKDGEITEVGSYKQLLEKKGAFSEFLVHHLQEVHADDGSEEDLNEIKQQLETTIGSNELQQKLTRARSRTSESQSESGSITEKRSLRGSLKKQHSTDSQQSDSYIRSNSVMDKPTLPIDKLVEVEKTEIGSVKWQVYSHYFKSIGWFLSIATIIMNAIFQGFSIGSNSWLSVWSNDNLTDYNNTFDRSKQDMYLGVYGGLGLGQAMASFFCDLAPQLGCWLAARQMHIVMLRAVMRSPLTFFDTTPTGRIISRFAKDVDVLDTSLPQQISDSIYCLFEVIATLVVISFSTPIFVAVIVPIGVIYYFVQRLYVASSRQLKRLESVSRSPIYSHFSESVSGAQIIRAFGVQDRFILESENRVDFNQICYYPSIIANRWLAVRLEMVGNLIIFCSALFAVLSRDTMEPGMVGLSVSYALQVTQTLNWLVRMTSDVETNIVAVERIKEYTETPQEAPWKNPNHELSNDWPVKGRVDFKDYKVRYRQGLDLVLRGLSFSVKGGEKVGIVGRTGAGKSSLTLALFRILEAAEGQITIDGVDISKLGLHDLRSRLTIIPQDPILFSGTLRMNLDPFNNHTDEEVWTALEHAHLKSFVQNLASGLLHEVTEGGDNLSIGQRQLICLARALLRKTKVLILDEATASVDLETDDLIQSTIRREFSECTVLTIAHRFNTILDSDRVIVLDNGRIMEFDSPDVLLRNPSSLFYGIAKDAGLVI; encoded by the exons ATGGATCAATTTTGTGGTACCGAGTTCTGG AATGATACTATAGCATGGAACACGGATGATCCAGATATCCCAGAATGTTTTCAAAAGACTATGTTGATATGGATACCGTGTGCATTTTTATGGTTCTTCTCACCGATAGAAGCTTATTATCTTATAAGTagcaagaagaaaaatattccatacaCATggttatatatttctaaacaaATACTTTTGGCATTATTGATTGTACTTACTATCGTTGATATAGGCAATGCTATACATAGAAGTTcttatgaaaatgtttttagcGTTGATTATTATACACCATGTGTAAAGATAGTTACCTTT ATTCTAGCATTTcttttagtaatatataataagaagCGTGGAATGCGTACTTctggattattatttttgttttggtTTGTTGTTGTAATATGTGGAGTTATTCAATACAGAACCGTATTAAGGGTGTACATTAAGAAG aaaGAAGTCACTTATTCGTTTGTAtcatatatgatatattaccCAGTAgtagtaattttattcttgttgAATTTTCTGGTTGACGCGGAACCTGAGGGTAGTGAATATCCAAAG gaAGGAATACCATGTCCAGAGCAGGCCTCTTCCTTTccatcaaaaatatttttcacatggTTCGATCCGATGGCATGGAAAGGATTTCGAAAACCTTTGGAAGCTACAGATTTGTGGTCTATGAATGCAGAAGATTCGGCCGGAGAAGTCGTCccaaaattcgataaatactGGAACAAAAATGTGCAAAAAAACAACAA TGTACACAACACTAAGGCATCTTTTAGAAAGTCTTCTGGACAAGTAGATTTTAATAGTGGACATAAAAAAAAGGTATCATCGATTTTGCCACCTCTTTGTAAAGCTTTCGGTGCTTCCTTCTTATTCGGTGCCATACTTAAGGGTGTACAGGATGTTATGACTTTTGTTAGTCCACAAATATTAAA actACTCATTCGTTTTATTGAGGAACGCGAGTCAATGTGGAAAGGCTATTTGTTAGCAGTTTTACTCCTAGTTACAGCCACAtttcaaacattaattttatctcAGTACTTTCACCGCATGTTCTTAGTTGGATTACGTATACGTACTGCATTAACAGCCGCAATTTATCGGAAGGCATTGAGAATGTCCAACACTGCTCGAAAAGAATCAACACTTGGTGAAATAGTAAACTTAATGTCTGTGGATGCACAAAGATTCATGGATTTAACGGCATACATAAATATGATTTGGTCTGCACCTCTACAAATCGTTTTAGCCTTATACTTTTTGTGGGACCTACTGGGGCCAGCTGTACTTGCTGGTTTAGCTGTTCTACTTATTCTTATTCCAGTAAATTTATTGATCACGAATAGAGTAAAAACATTGCAAATCAGGCAAATGAAAAGCAAAGATGAAAGAgttaaattaatgaatgaaGTTCTCAATGGcatcaaagtgttaaaattgtatGCCTGGGAACCTTCGTTTGAAgagcaaatattaaaaatacgtacaaaagaaattcaagTATTAAAAGAAGCGGCGTACCTCAATTCTGGAACAAGTTTTATCTGGTCGTTTGCTCCTTTCTTA GTATCTTTAGTATCCTTTGCAACATTTGTACTTATAGATGAGAAGAACCACTTAAATAGTACTGTTGCTTTCGTTTCTCTTagtctttttaacattttaagaTTTCCTCTGTCTATATTACCCATGATGATTGGAAACATGGTTCAG GCTTGGGTTTCCGTTAAACGTATTAACAAATTCATGAACACAGAAGAATTGGACCCTAACAATGTTCAACATGATCCATCTGAAt ctCACGCGCTATTAGTTGAGAACGGTACTTTCACGTGGGAGGCGGATAATATTGAGAAACCAACGTtaagaaatatcaatttacAAGTAGAACAAGGGCAGTTGGTAGCTGTTGTTGGTACAGTGGGATCTGGTAAAAGCTCTCTAATATCAGCACTTTTGGGAGAGATGGATAAAATCAGTGGCAGAGTGAACACGAAG GGATCTATTGCTTATGTATCTCAGCAAGCATGGATACAAAACGCATCGTTACAAGATAATGTACTGTTTGGCAAACCacagcataaaaattcatataatcgTGTGATCGAAGCGTGCGCATTGAATCCAGATTTAAAGATATTGCCTGCAGGCGATCAGACTGAGATCGGAGAGAAGGGTATTAATTTATCTGGTGGACAGAAGCAAAGAGTGGCCTTAGCAAGAGCGGTGTACAATGATTCAGATGTGTACTTCTTAGACGATCCTTTGAGCGCAGTAGATTCACACGTTGGTAAACACATCTTTGAGAATGTGATTGGCAACAGCGGTTTACTCAAGAAAAAGACAAGGATACTTGTAACACACGGCATCACCTTCTTACCAGAAGtcgataatataattgttctgAAAGATGGCGAGATAACCGAAGTTGGAAGTTACAAACAGCTTCTGGAGAAAAAGGGAgctttttctgaatttttagtTCATCATTTGCAAGAAG TGCATGCTGATGATGGGTCAGAAGaagatttaaatgaaattaaacaacAACTGGAAACAACGATTGGTTCTAACGAATTGCAACAGAAATTGACAAGAGCCAGATCAAGAACATCAGAGAGTCAAAGCGAATCTGGTTCTATCACTGAGAAAAGATCTTTACGAGGCTCATTAAAGAA ACAACATTCTACAGACAGTCAACAATCAGATAGTTATATACGCAGTAACAGTGTGATGGATAAACCAACACTACCAATTGACAAATTAGTAGAAGTGGAAAAAACTGAAATTGGCAGT gTCAAATGGCAAGTGTATTCGCACTATTTCAAATCGATTGGATGGTTCTTATCGATAGCGACCATTATAATGAATGCAATTTTCCAAGGATTCAGTATTGGTTCAAATTCTTGGCTGAGCGTGTGGTCCAATGATAATTTAACAGATTACAATAACACGTTCGATAGATCAAAACAGGATATGTACCTTGGAGTATATGGTGGACTTGGACTTGGTCAGg CGATGGCGAGTTTTTTCTGCGATTTGGCACCGCAGCTGGGCTGCTGGCTGGCTGCTCGCCAGATGCATATAGTGATGCTGCGTGCTGTGATGCGTTCTCCATTGACCTTCTTTGATACGACACCTACTGGTCGCATTATCTCCAGGTTTGCTAAAGACGTCGACGTACTGGACACATCTCTTCCACAGCAAATTTCTGATAGCATCTATTGCTTGTTCGAG GTCATAGCAACTTTAGTGGTAATAAGTTTCAGTACACCGATATTTGTGGCAGTAATAGTACCAATAGGTgtaatctattattttgttCAACGATTATATGTTGCTAGTTCAAGGCAGCTGAAACGTCTGGAATCCGTTTCAAGATCTCCGATATACTCGCACTTCAGCGAATCTGTGTCTG GAGCACAGATTATCAGGGCATTCGGCGTGCAAGACCGATTTATTCTTGAGTCCGAAAATAGGGtagattttaatcaaatttgcTATTATCCTAGCATAATCGCAAACAg ATGGCTGGCAGTGCGTTTAGAAATGgttggaaatttaattattttctgttctgCACTATTTGCTGTCTTATCAAGAGATACTATGGAGCCGGGTATGGTTGGTCTATCTGTTAGCTATGCTTTACAA GTAACCCAAACGTTAAATTGGTTGGTAAGAATGACATCGGACGTCGAAACAAACATAGTAGCTGTAGAAAGAATAAAGGAGTACACAGAAACACCTCAGGAAGCACCGTGGAAGAATCCTAATCACGAGCTGTCTAATGATTGGCCTGTAAAGGGTCGCGTAGATTTCAAAGATTACAAAGTTCGTTACAGGCAAGGCCTGGACCTTGTACTTCGTGGATTGTCGTTTTCTGTCAAGGGAGGAGAAAAAGTTGGCATTGTCGGTAGAACCGGCGCCGGCAAGTCGTCTCTGACGTTGGCTCTGTTCAGGATATTAGAAGCGGCCGAAGGACAAATTACCATCGATGGCGTCGACATCTCGAAACTGGGTCTTCACGATTTAAGATCCAGACTGACTATTATACCGCAAGATCCTATATTGTTCTCTGGAACTCTAAGAATGAATCTAGATCCATTCAACAATCACACGGATGAAGAAGTTTGGACGGCGTTGGAACATGCGCATCTGAAATCTTTTGTTCAAA ACTTGGCTAGTGGTCTTCTACATGAAGTGACCGAAGGCGGTGATAACTTAAGTATAGGTCAGCGACAATTAATATGCTTGGCGAGAGCTTTACTTAGAAAAACAAAAGTACTTATACTCGACGAAGCAACTGCATCGGTTGATCTTGAAACCGATGACTTAATACAGTCGACAATTAGACGAGAATTTAGTGAGTGCACAGTACTTACAATAGCCCACAGGTTTAATACTATTCTTGATTCAGACAG GGTCATTGTCCTCGATAATGGACGCATTATGGAATTTGATTCGCCGGATGTGTTACTTCGTAATCCATCAAGCTTGTTCTATGGTATAGCTAAAGATGCAGGCcttgtaatttaa